One stretch of Oncorhynchus clarkii lewisi isolate Uvic-CL-2024 chromosome 3, UVic_Ocla_1.0, whole genome shotgun sequence DNA includes these proteins:
- the LOC139390988 gene encoding lysosomal-associated transmembrane protein 4B-like encodes MISPWDRWHSTRCCLCCHVRTGTVILGVWYMLMNAVVLLILVTALGDPDQYHLTSAELANDLDDMDDANMCIASAISLLMILISGMATYGAYKQHAAWIIPFFCYQVFDCALNTLVAVSIVVYPNTIQDYLQQLPENFPYKEDIMAMSNVCLVFIVLLFIGCILTFKAYLIACVWNCYRYVRARSTTEVLIYVTTNDTTVLLPPYDDTMAIPSSKNAPPPYGAPYIA; translated from the exons ATGATTTCCCCGTGGGACCGATGGCATTCCACCAGATGCTGCCTGTGCTGTCATGTCCGCACAGGCACTGTTATCCTGGGGGTTTGGTATATG CTGATGAATGCGGTGGTGTTACTCATTCTCGTCACGGCCCTGGGTGATCCTGACCAGTACCATCTGACCAGCGCTGAGCTGGCTAACGACTTAGATGACATGGATGACGCCA ACATGTGTATTGCTTCAGCAATCTCGTTGTTGATGATACTAATTTCTGGGATGGCGACCTACGGTGCGTATAAG caacaTGCTGCTTGGATCATCCCATTCTTCTGCTACCAAGTCTTTGACTGTGCACTGAACACCCTGGTGGCTGTTAGTATTGTGGTCTACCCCAACACCATACAAGATTACCTCCAACAGCTG CCTGAGAACTTCCCCTACAAAGAGGACATCATGGCCATGAGCAATGTGTGCCTGGTCTTCATCGTGCTCCTCTTCATCGGATGCATCCTCACCTTCAAG GCATACCTGATAGCATGTGTGTGGAACTGCTACCGGTATGTGCGTGCAAGAAGCACCACAGAAGTCCTGATATACGTCACTACTAATGACACCACG GTACTGTTACCCCCATACGATGACACCATGGCTATTCCATCATCCAAGAACGCTCCTCCCCCCTATGGGGCACCCTACATAGCATGA